A region of the Pseudoprevotella muciniphila genome:
ATGGGTAGCCACATTTGTGGCCATACTTTCAGTATTTCTCCTTACACTATGCTCTCTCAGTGTATATATTAACCCTGAAAGGTGTCAGTATGTCTCCGTTTTCTGCCTGCTCTTTCCGCTGTGGCTTGTCATGTCTTTGACGATGACGGTGGTTGTGCTGTTTTATAATCGCAAACTCGCCCTCGTGCTTTTTGCTGTTTTATGCTGCAATATACCGAGCATAAGGAACTATTGCCCGCTGAATTTGCCTGTGTCAGCCGAAGAGGTAAAAGGTCAAACACTGAAGGTGATGTCTTACAACGTACAAGGTTTCGGACTTGCCGCCAAAGGAGAGAAGTCGCTCCACGCTTTCAGGGCTTTTCTTGACACTTGTGATGCTGATATCGTGAGTTTTCAGGAGGGCTCGTTCAAAAAGGTCGTAGATACATGTCTGATTGCTCCTGCGAGAAGGAATTATCCATATTTCATGAAGAACAAAGGTGTGTATTGGCATAGTTGGGTAGGCGTGTTTTCAAAGTATCCCATTCTGTCGTATGAAACGATTGATACCACAGGCAACAATATTTGCTGCGCTTTCAAAGTGGAACTGCCGAAAGGAGATACACTTATCGTGGTCAATGCCCACATGCCGAGTCTTCGGCTCTCTGCAGAAGAACGCCTCTTGTTGAAAGATGTCATCGATGTGGCTCATAAAGAAACGAACAATGCAGGATTTCCTTCGCTCATCGCATCAGTGTGTGCCGCAGGGAAACTACGGGCACGCCAGGTGGATAATATCTGTAACTATCTGAAACTCCATCAAGGCGAGAATATTATTCTGACAGGCGATTTTAATGACACTCCTGTGTCGTATGCACACCAACGAATTAGCGATTACCTCCAGGACTGTTTCAAGGCGGTTGGCAATGGTATAGGACGAACTTTCAATAAAGATGCGCTCTATGTGCGTATTGATAATGTTTTTTCCTCGGAATGGTGGAAACCTGTTGCATGTGAAATCAGGGACGATGTCCACTTGTCCGATCATTATCCGATTGTGTGCACCCTGAAGCGTACAGAGTAAGAAATATACGAGATATGCAAGCATTCTTCGAATTGATAGAAGTTACCACCGGCAAACGTGCGGCTTTGAGCGAGACCTTGAATGAAGCACAGTGGGAGACTTTGCTGCAACAGATTAAGGAACAGACGCTTATAGGTCCCCTTTACTACGGTGTAACAAAGTTGCCTAAGGAGCAACAGCCCGATGCTGAATTTATGCTTAGTTGGTGTGCTATGGTGGAACGGATCAAGCAGATAAACCGACGCATGAACGCAGCGGCTGTAAAATTGTATGCAAGGCTGAAACAAGATGGTTTCAACAACGTCTTGCTCAAGGGGCAAGGCGTGGCTCAACTCTATCCTGACCCGTTGCTCCGTACACCTGGAGACCTGGACTATTGGATAGCCGGCGGACGTGAGAAAGTGGTGGACTATGTGCGCCACTATTTCCCGACTATGCCTGTTGTTTACCATCACATGGATTTTCCAGTGTTCAAAGACGTCTCCGTCGAGGCTCATTTTATGCCATCGTGGATGTATTCCTACTTCACGAACAAGCGCCTTCAGGCATATTTCAGCGAGCATGAGGCAGAAGAGATGCAGCATGAGGTGGAATTGCCGGAAGGAGCCGGTCGCATAGCCGTGTCGTCGGTGTCGTTCAACCGTATCTATATCCTTGTCCACACCTATCGCCATCTTCTTGATGAAGGCGTGGGTCTGCGGCAAGTGCTCGACTATTATTTTGTCCTGAAACATTCCAAGACTGATGCTGCCACGAAGGCTGAGACTGTCAGAGTGCTCAGGAGACTGAAAATGCTCCGTTTCGCTGCTGCCATGATGTATGTGCAGCAGGAAC
Encoded here:
- a CDS encoding endonuclease/exonuclease/phosphatase family protein, translating into MDVRKILKVMRWVATFVAILSVFLLTLCSLSVYINPERCQYVSVFCLLFPLWLVMSLTMTVVVLFYNRKLALVLFAVLCCNIPSIRNYCPLNLPVSAEEVKGQTLKVMSYNVQGFGLAAKGEKSLHAFRAFLDTCDADIVSFQEGSFKKVVDTCLIAPARRNYPYFMKNKGVYWHSWVGVFSKYPILSYETIDTTGNNICCAFKVELPKGDTLIVVNAHMPSLRLSAEERLLLKDVIDVAHKETNNAGFPSLIASVCAAGKLRARQVDNICNYLKLHQGENIILTGDFNDTPVSYAHQRISDYLQDCFKAVGNGIGRTFNKDALYVRIDNVFSSEWWKPVACEIRDDVHLSDHYPIVCTLKRTE
- a CDS encoding nucleotidyltransferase family protein, which produces MQAFFELIEVTTGKRAALSETLNEAQWETLLQQIKEQTLIGPLYYGVTKLPKEQQPDAEFMLSWCAMVERIKQINRRMNAAAVKLYARLKQDGFNNVLLKGQGVAQLYPDPLLRTPGDLDYWIAGGREKVVDYVRHYFPTMPVVYHHMDFPVFKDVSVEAHFMPSWMYSYFTNKRLQAYFSEHEAEEMQHEVELPEGAGRIAVSSVSFNRIYILVHTYRHLLDEGVGLRQVLDYYFVLKHSKTDAATKAETVRVLRRLKMLRFAAAMMYVQQELFGLEDEYLIVEPNEREGRFFLDEIMEAGNFGHHDSRYLYKGSDKESRKHYFFRKQRRNFRFLTHYPSEVLWHPVFRIWQYFWRRKNGYL